A segment of the Candidatus Neomarinimicrobiota bacterium genome:
ACGCCGATGAGCACGGCATCGGCGGTCTCGCCATCCCAGGGCCCCAGCCGGTGGGCGAGCCGGGGGTCGGCGGGGTTAGCTTGCGGCACCGACAGGGTAACCTCCGGCGGGACGGTATGGGGGGCGTGGTAGGGCATGCAGGGCAGGGCAAGTTAAGAAAGGGCCGGGCAAAAACAGTGCATATCAATCGAGGATTGCATGCGTTGATCTAGCTGTTGGGAACCAACTACCCCGATCGGCTTCAATCAGGACCGAAGGAGCTATTCATGGTCCCATACACCCAACTCTATGCGCTCTCCCCCTCAGCCCTTCAGCAGGTTGACGCTCTCCCCCGTCAGCACGCTGTCCTTGCCGAAGCGCTGGCGAAGGGTGTCCACGGCGGCCGTGCGCCTGGTCTCCCGGGCCGCGCCGGCCTGGGCAAACATGTCCTCCTGGCGCCAGCCTTTCATCAGGTTGGACACCCCCACACCGATGAGCCGCAGGGCCTGGCCCTCGGGTCGGCTGGCCCGCAGCAGGGCGGCCGCCTGTTCGAAGATGGCCCGGGTCTGGTCCGTTGGGCTGGGCAGGGTGCGGGCGGCCGTGTGGGTCTCAAAATCCCCGTAGCGCAACTTCACGGTGACCGTGCGGGCCACTTCGCCGCGCTGCCTGAGGGTGGTGGCCACCTCCTCCGTGAGACTGTGCAACACCGAGCGCAGGCGCTGGCCGTCGGAAACGTCCTGGGCAAAGGTGGTCTCCTTGCTGATGGATTTGCGCTGGCGGTCGGTTCCCACCGCAGTCCCGCCCTTGCCGTTGGCCCGCCTCCAAAGCATGCGCCCCTGTTCGCCGAAGTGGGCTTCCAGCTCTTGGGCTGAGGCAGTGGCCAGATCGCCAATGGTGACCATGCCCAGGGCCTTGAGCTTGGGCAGGGTGACCCGCCCGCAGCCG
Coding sequences within it:
- a CDS encoding DNA polymerase IV is translated as MPPLIAHVDMNTFFVSVERLSDPALRDQPVVVGGPAGSRSVVAAASYEARRYGVHSAMPMDQAVRLCPDLIIVPPQFKAYQHYHDRIKALLEQFTPVLEMTSIDEGYLDLTGTEGLWGPPLEAGRRIRQRILAETQLPASVGLSSNLLMSKVASDLAKPGGDPRLGAEGATGAPHGSGPAIKGDGVLVVPPGGEAAFLAPLPLSYLPGCGRVTLPKLKALGMVTIGDLATASAQELEAHFGEQGRMLWRRANGKGGTAVGTDRQRKSISKETTFAQDVSDGQRLRSVLHSLTEEVATTLRQRGEVARTVTVKLRYGDFETHTAARTLPSPTDQTRAIFEQAAALLRASRPEGQALRLIGVGVSNLMKGWRQEDMFAQAGAARETRRTAAVDTLRQRFGKDSVLTGESVNLLKG